One Eubacterium sp. AB3007 genomic window, CCTTTGCCAACCTGTTGACACAGGGAATGGTCAACAAGGATGGTCACAAGATGAGTAAATCTCTGGGTAACGTGGTAAGCCCGGAGGAGATTATAGACAAGTATGGAGCAGATACAGCGCGTCTGTTCATCCTGTTCGCTGCACCGCCGGAAAAGGAACTCGACTGGAGCGATGCCGGCGTAGAAGGAAGCTACCGTTTCCTCGGTCGCGTATGGAGGCTTGTTTATGACTTTGTTGCTGCAAACGGAGCGATTGGCGAAGAGAAGTTCCAGATCCGCGGTGACGAAGACAAAAAGTTAAATTACAAGTTGAATGAGACGATCAAGAGAGTTACGAGCGATATCAGTGGACGTTTTAACTTCAATACCGCCATCAGTGCCATTATGGAACTGGTCAATGAAATGTATCGGTATAATAAACAGAAGGAGATCAATGTACCTCTGATGCGGCATGCCATCACAGAACTGGTGACGATGCTGGCACCCTTCACCCCCCATATCTGCGAGGAGATGTGGAAGGCACTGGGACACGAGGAGTCCCTGGTCAAGGTCGCCTGGCCGGTCTGTGACGAAAGCGCACTGGTCAAGGATGAGATCACCATCATCGTGCAGATCAATGGGAAACTGAAGGAAAGACTCAGCGTACCCAGCGGTTTGTCAAAGGATGAGCTGGAGGCAGCAGTGACCGGAAGTGAGGAGGTCGGCGAGCTGCTTGCAGGTAAGAATGTCGTAAAGACCATCGTGGTTCCCGGAAAGCTTGTAAACTTTGTCGTCAAGTAAGGGGATTTATGAATGAGAGATAACAATCATGGTTCCGGAAAGGCGCCCAGAAGGAGAGCGCCTTCTTCCGGTGTTCTGAGGGGGAGAAACAAACCCGCAGGGCAAAAGAAAACAACACACAGAGGCGGTGAGACAGGGTCCGGCCTGATCCTGAATGATACCATCGCGCTGGGGAAGGAACTGGGGCTGAAGGAGCGTAAACGCACCTCATCTAAGAAGCCACCGTTCCTCATGGGCATGTCCAAGCAGACTGAGGGGCATGCGCAGGAGAGGAGGACCCATGCACCAGCGCCACAGAAGAAAAAGGCGCCTCAGAAAAAGTCTTCCTCCAAGAAAAAGGCCGATAACCTGAAGATCTTCCCCATCGGGGGACTGAACGAAATCGGAAAGAACATGACTGCGCTTGAATACAGGAATCAGATCCTGATCATCGACTGCGGCATGTCTTTCCCTGAAGACGAGATGTACGGGATCGATGTAGTGATTCCGGACTATACTTATATCGTAGAGAACGCCAAGAAAGTCATGGGTGTCATCATTACCCATGGACATGAGGACCACATCGGCGGCGTGCCCTATCTGCTGAAGAAGATCAAAGCACCGATCTATGGCACAAAGCTGCCACTGGGGCTGATCAAGCACAAACTGGAGGAGCACGGACTGAAGGGAGATCTGCGGCCGATCAGCGCCGGAGAATCCTTCAAGGTGGGCTACTTTAATGTCGAGGCCATCCGAACCACACATTCTATCGCGGATGCGATCTGCCTCTGTATCGAGACACCGGCAGCCAGAGTCTTCCACACGGGAGATTTCAAGATCGACTATACTCCAGTGGATGGAGAACCTATTGATTTCAGCAAGCTGGCAGAGATCGGAGGGCGTGGCGTAGATCTTCTGATGGCGGACAGCACCAATGTGCTCCGTCCCGGGTTCACACCTTCAGAGAAAGTGGTAGGAGAGACTCTGGACAAGATCTTTGAAAATGCCAGGAAGCGTATCATCATCGCGACTTTCTCTTCAAACGTACACAGGGTCCAAAAGATCATAGAACTGGCGATCAAGCACGGCAGGAGGTTTACAGTGTCGGGCAGATCCATGGAAAATGTGGTCAACCTGGCCATCGAGCTAGGGTACCTGCATTTCCCAAAGAATGCCTATGTGGAGCTCAACAAGGCGAACAGTGTTCCGGACAAGGAACTGGTCATCATTACCACAGGAAGCCAGGGAGAACCGATGTCCGCACTCTCCAGAATCGCTTCCGGAGAGCACCGAAACGTAAAACTCAAGAAGGGGGACATGGTTATCCTTTCTTCCACGCCGGTACCCGGTAACGAAAAGAGCGTGACCAATGTTGTAAACCGTCTGTATGAAAAGGACGTGGAGGTGATCTACAACGACATTGCGGATATCCACGTATCCGGCCACGCCTGTCAGGAAGAACTGAAACTGATCCATTCTCTGATCAAACCAAGGTTCTTTATGCCGGTGCACGGTGAACACAGACACCTGATCCGCCACGCACAGCTCGCTATGGAACTGGGCATGAAGAAAGATAACATCTTCGTTTTGGAGAACGGCGATCAGTTGACCCTTGACCGAAAGAAAGCCATCCAGTTCAGCCATGTCATCAGCGCTGAAGATATCATGGTAGATGGACTGGGCGTTGGTGACATCGGAAGTGTGGTTCTGAAGGACCGGAAACAATTGTCCGAGTCCGGCCTTATCATCATCGCCGCTTCCGTGGACAGAAGAGCCGGGTTGCTCCTATCCGGACCGGAAATCGTCAGCCGCGGTTTTGTGTACATGAAGGAGCATGAGGCGCTGGTGGAGCGCATACGGGATAGAGCGCAGAATTCCATCGAGCACCACCTGAACAGCGGAAGCCGGGATTTCAATTCTCTGAAGAGCAATGTCCGGGACGATATGCGCAGGTTTATCTTCAGTGAGACCAAGCGAAGCCCGGTGATCCTTCCTATATTTTTGGAAGCATAGAAAGGAGATTCTATGAACGTATATGAGCAGGCTCATGGTCTCGCCGCAGCCATTAAGGCATCGGAGGAGTTCCGTCAGTTCGATGAACTCCGGAAGAGGGTAGAGGCCAATCCTGATCTGAATGGGATGATCAAGGATTACGAACGCAAACAGATGGAGTTTCAGGCAAAACAAATGACAGGGGAGATGTCGGCAGAGAATATGCAGCAGCAGATGTCCGATCTATATGCAGTGGTCATGAAGGACCCTCTGGCCGCCCAGTATCTGCAGGCGCAGATGCGTTTCTCCGTCATGATGGCAGATGTCTATAAGATCCTCGGAGATGCAATGGGTATTGGCAATCCATTCTGATTGTGGTACAATAGATATGTTTAGAGGATATAACGTATTACAGAATTGAAAGAGAGACAGAGATATGATCACAGCAGGAGATTTCAGAAAAGGTATCACCTTTGAGATGAATGGGGATCCACATGTCGTTATCGATTTCCAGCATGTCAAGCCGGGTAAGGGCGCTGCTTTTGTCAGAACCAAACATAAGAACATTCTGACCGGAGCCATCAAGGAAGAGGCCTTCAACCCCAGTGACAAGTTCCCGAAGGCGCACATCGACACCAAGCAGATGCAGTATCTGTATAACGACGGTGAGTTGTACTACTTCATGGATCAGGAAACCTTCGAACAGGTGCCCATCAGTCATGAGGACGTGGAAGAGGCTATGAAATACCTTAGAGAGAACGATGTGGCTACCATCAAGTTCTACAACGGTTCCCCGTTCCAGGTGGAAGCGCCGAACTTCGTTGATCTGGAAGTCATTGACTGTGAGCCGGGCGTGAAGGGCGATACCGCCACCAACGTCACCAAGGCAGCCACTGTGGAGACCGGTGCCGTGATCCAGGTGCCTATCTTCATCGAGACAGGAGAGCGCATCCAGATCGATACCAGATCCGGTGAGTACCTTGGAAGATCCAAGTAATATACCATCTTTTTTACAAGATGGCCCCGAACCTTGTCAATTAAAGTTTGGAAACTCAACACAGGGGCATTTTCTATGCCCCTGTTTGTAGTATTGGAGAAACTATATGAGTAAACAGAATAGAATGATGGAAAATGACAATACCGGCTTCTTTGCCAGCATCGGTCTGAAAACGCGGATCGTGATGCTGGTTCTTGCCGTGATGCTTGTCATGTCCTTTGGTCTGATCATCTACGCCAAGAGCCTCGGTGGCGCCTGCATGGATCCGGATGCTACCAAGAAAGTGACCGTGGAAGTGGAACCTGGATCTACCACAGATTCTATCGGCGATCTGCTGGAAGAGAAGGGGATCGTGAATGATGCTACCGTGTTCAAGTTCTTCACCGTCTACAAGAAATACGACGGGTTATATCAGGCAGGTGTATACGCATTATCTCCTTCCATGACCAACGATGAGATCGCTACGATCCTGAAGGAAGGGAAGACCAATACGACATCCTTCACCATCCCAGAGGGTTTCACAGAATATGAAACTGCCGAGCGTCTGGCCAAGAACAAGATCGCAGAGGAACAGGAATTCATCAACACCCTGGAGAATGGCAAGTTTCGAAAGGAGTACAGTTTCCTGAAAGGGGCCCAGAAGAACAAGCATTATCTGGAGGGGTTTCTGTTTCCAGATACCTACACAGTGACGGTGGGCGCTGACAACGAAACGATCATCCGTGCCATGCTGGACCGTTTCCAGGAGGTGATCGGAGATGACCAGAAGACACGAGCCGAGAAGATGGGTTACTCGTTGAATGATATCATCATCGTGGCCTCCATCATCGAGAAGGAAGCAGCTGTGGATAAGGACAGAGAAAAAGTCGCCAGCGTGATCTACAACCGGCTGAAGATCGATATGCCCCTTCAGATGGATTCCACCGTGCAGTATGTACGAAGCTTTGACAAGGAGCGCAAGAAGGACCTGACCTACGAGGATATCGAGGTGGATTCTGAATACAACACTTATAAGAATCCGGGACTTCCTCCGGGACCCATTTGCAGTCCCGGAAAGGCTTCCATCGAGGCGGCACTGAATCCTGCGAACACGAAGTATCTTTACTTCATCCTCAGTGACAAACTGGACGATTCCATGGCATTTTCCAAGGACTATGACCAGTTCCTGAAGGATAAGGATGCTTACTACGCTGCCAGAGATGCCGCGGAGAAGGATTGATGGATATCGTAGATAAGGAGATACGGGATTTTTTTCTGAGCAGTTACCAGCCACCGCATCCCATGCTCCTGTCTTTGCGGCAGCAGGGGGAACGCGCTCTGGTGCCCATCATTATGAGAGATACGGAGTCGGTACTTGGGATGCTCCTTCGGATGAAAAGACCTTCCAGGATTCTGGAAGTAGGGACAGCCATCGGCTATTCAGCCATGTTTTTCGCCCTATCTTGTCCGGAGGCAGAGGTGTACACCATCGAGCAGGATCCACAGGTGTTCCGGAGCGCCAGAGCTAATATCCAAGCGGCAGGACTGGATCACAGGATCCACAGCCTTTTGGGAGATGGTGCGGAGGAGATCGACAAGCTGCGTGACAAAGGGATCAACGGGTTCGATCTCGTGTTTCTGGACGCAGGAAAAAGCCATTACCGGCGTTTTCTGGACAGTGCATTGGCCGTGATCGCCTCGGAAGCTCTGATAGTGGCAGATAACATCCTGATTCACGGCATGACAGTGGCAGAAGCGGCGGATCCCAGACGAAAACATCTGACCAACGTACGGAAGATGCGGGAGTACCTGGACTACGTACTCACAGAAGAGAACATGATGACTACACTGCTCCCGGTGGGGGACGGTCTTGCGATAACGGAAATAAGAACACATGAACAAAATCGAACTGCTGGCTCCGGCCGGCGACCTTGAAAAACTGAAAATTGCAATCCTCTATGGCGCGGATGCAGTATATTTTGGAGGTGAAGCCTTCAGCCTCCGCGCTGGGGCAGGCAATCTGACCATTGAGGAGATGCGGGAGGGGATCGACTTCGCTCACGAGAAGGGACGTCGTTGCTATCTCACCCTGAACATCTACGCCCACAACGAGGATATCGCTCCGCTGAAGGCATATCTGGAGGAGATCCGTTCCCTGAAGATCGATGCTTTTCTGGTATCTGATCCCGGAGTTATGTCCCTTCTGAAGGAGATCATTCCGGAGGCGGAGATCCATTTGTCCACACAGGCGAACATGACCAACTACGTGACTGCCAGGTTCTGGTACGATCTGGGGGTCAGACGACTTGTGCTGGCCAGGGAACTCTCACTGGAAGAGATCCGGAAGATCCGAACGGAGATACCGGAGGAGATGGAGTTGGAAAGCTTTGTGCACGGTGCCATGTGCATCTCTTACTCAGGGCGGTGTCTTCTGTCCAATTACATGACAGGCCGGGACGCTAACCGCGGAGCCTGTGCACATCCATGTCGTTACCGCTACGCGCTTATGGAAGAGCAGCGGCCCGGAGAGTACTTTCCTGTAGAGGAGGACGAACGAGGCACTTACATCATGAATTCCAAGGATCTGTGCATGATTCGGCATATTCCGGATCTGGTACAGGCGGGGATCGGCAGCGCCAAGATCGAAGGCAGGATGAAGAGCATCTACTATGTTGCTACCATCGTCCATGCCTACCGGCAGGCCATCGATGCCTTTTATGCGGATCCGGAAGGCTATGTGTTCCGGGAGGAATGGATGCAGGAACTGGAGAAGGCAAGTCATCGGGCATTCACTACGGGATTCTACTACGGCAAAGCCGTTGGAGATTCCCAGAACTATGAAACCAGCAAGTACATCAAGGACTATTCATTTGTAGGGCTCGTGACGGGGTACGACCCTGCTACCGGTCTTGCGGAGGTGGAGCAGCGGAATAAGATGGTCCTGGGAGAGAAGATCGAGCTGTTCGGTCCGAATATGGACGGGTTCTCGCAGGTATTAACAGAAATGTACGATGCGGAGACTGGCGCGCCTTTGGAGGCAGCGCCGCATCCCCAGCAGAAACTGAAGATCAGAGTGGAGCAGAAAGTCAGTCCTTTCTGTATGCTCCGCAAGAAGACCGAAAAGGAGTTGAGGAAATAATGTCAGCTGACCCTGGCAATCTGCCTATATCGTGGCAGATCACCATTATCGTCATCACCATCATACTCAGCGGTATTGTCGCCCTGAGTAATACGGCCATGGAAAGCGTGGGAAGAACAAAGGTCCGACAGATGGCCGAGGAAGACCGGGAGGACAAACGCGCCGAGAATCTACGCATCCTCGTGGAGAAGCCTTCGCGCTATCGGTATTGCAACCGGCTTCTTAACTATCTGTTGGTGTTCACCGGATTGCTGTGTATATTTGATATGCCTTTGCCGGTGAGTCCGTGGATCGTGGTGCTGTTATATGTTTTTGTGCTTATCTCTATGGCAGAGATGTTTCCGCGGAAACTGGCCAGGCAACATGCGCTTCCTATTGCCAGACGGTTTGCCGGGATACAGCTGTTCCTCGGCACATTGCTAAGCCCCTTTACGGGCTCTATGATGTTCGTTGCCAATATCTTCCTTAAACTGTTTGGACAGGAGACTAACGTCAGTGAGGAGGAGTATTCCGAGGACGAGATCATGTCCATACTTGAGGTAGGGCAGCAGAACGGCGCCCTCATGGAAGAAGGAAAGAGAATGATTGGCAGTATCTTCGAGTTTGACGATGAGCTGGCTTACGAGATCATGACGCCTCGTACCGATGTGTTCATGATCGATATCGAGGATTCGCCAGAGGAATACATTGACCAGTTGATGGAAATGCGCTACACCAGAATGCCTGTGTGTGAGGGAGACAGCGACAACATCATCGGTACCCTTCATATCAAGGATTACCTGATCAAGGCCTGGCAGGATGGGTTTGACAAGGTGGATATACGTTCCATACTTCGGAAACCATACTTTGTACCGGAGACCAAGAAGATCAACACGCTCTTCATCGAATTGCAGCAGGAGAAGCAGCATATCGCCATCCTGATCGACGAATACGGTGGATTCAGTGGGATCGTCACTATGGAAGACATTGTCGAAGAGATCGTGGGAGATATCGACGACGAGTATGATGAAGAGAATGAGGTGATCGAGCGTCTGTCTACCGGAGACTATCTGGTTGACGGTAACGTAGATCTTGACGACCTCAACGAAGAACTTGGAACGGATCTGGAATCAGACACCAGTGAGACCATTGGTGGGTTCATTATAGATATTCTGGGCGAAATCCCAGGAGATGGGTATGTCAGACAGACCATCGAATACGGAAAATACAGTTTTACGATCCTGTCCGTGAAGGAAAGACGTATTGAGAAGATCAAGATGCACATAGAGCCGGAGGAGGATGAACAGTCCGGTAACGGTGAAGAACGAGGGAGAGAAAGTCACTGACTATGAGTGAAAACACGAACGAGAGCATTGATATCAAGGATCTGCTTCGGTTGACCGGAGATACTGTATGCGCCATCGAGGGAGTAAGCTCTCTGGCGGATACCCTTACTGATACGCTTAAGAATCTTTCCGGCATGTCCGGACAGACCCACGGCATACGGATCTCTGAGGATGATGGAGAATTGTCGCTTGACATCAATCTGAACGTCTTTTACCATACGGAGATCCCTGATCTGGCCTGGGATATACAGAGTGCAGTCAAGCAGGCCCTGGAGAGCAAGACAGGTTATAAGGTCGCGAAAGTTGACATCCATGTACAGGGTGTGGAAATGAAGGAAGAAGGAGAAGCATGAACAGAAGAGAAGCCAGAGAAACGATGATGAAAGTATTCTACCAGCTGGATGTGGCAGGAGATTTTCAGTCGTCCTTCGAAGACAGTGTGCCGATGGAGAAACTTGGCGGGCAGGAATCCTACTGCAGAGCGATCTACGAGGCTGTTTGCGAACACAAGGACGAGATCGACCGTATGATCAGTGAGCATAGCATCAAGTGGAAGGTGGAACGCATGGCAAAAACGGATATCGCCACACTGCGACTGGCCACCGGAGAGATCCTCTTCATAGAGGACATCCCCGTCCCGGTGTCTATCAACGAAGCAGTTGAAATGGTGAAGAAATACGGCACCGATCAGTCCCCGAGATTTGTCAATGCTGTCTTGGGTAGTCTTGTTAAGGTCCATGGACAGAAGTGATCTGATCGCCCTGGGGTTTGATACGAGTAATTACCGGACCTCAGTGGCAGCGGTGAGCCTGGACGGCATGGTTATGGCGAACGCACGAAAACTTCTGGATGTGCCGCTGGGGAAACGGGGGCTGCGGCAGTCTGAGGCGCTCTTTCAACATGTCAACAATCTTCCGGCGCTGGTGCGCCAGGTGATGGATGAGTTGGGCGAACGGCGCCGTGCGGTCTGCTGTGTCAGTGCTTCCACAAAGCCACGGCCAGTGGAAGGCTCATACATGCCGGTATTCAACGCAGGCATCACAGCTGCTTCCATGTTGGCAGACACGTTGGATGTACCGATGTATCGGTTCTCTCACCAGGAAGGGCATATAGCGGCGGTGCGGGCAGGAAGCCCGGCAGAAGAAATGCGCCGTTTTGTCTCCTTCCACCTTTCCGGAGGCACGACAGAGGCAGTGTTGGTGGACGAAAGCGGACCGCGGCCCACTTATTCTATCATAGGAGGAACGCGTGACATCTCCTATGGACAACTTCTGGACAGGGTTGCCGTGGCGATGGGAATGGCGTTTCCCGGAGGTGAGGAGATGGATCAGATCGCGCTGTCTACTCCGACCAGCGATGTGCAGCTGCCAAGGATCAAGGTGACCGAAGGGTATTTTCACCTATCCGGACTGGAAAGCCACTGCCAGAGGGTCATCGCTGCAGGGGAGGATTCCAGAGAGGGACTGATCCTGGCTTTGTTTCAGGAGATCGCCGCCTCCATGAAAACCATGATGATACAACTGAAACAGAAGCAACCCATAGAAGGATTCCTGTTTGCGGGGGGCGTTGCCTCCAGTCGGTTCATCCGGGAGCAGCTTTCGGATTGGCCGGATATCGTATTTGGAAATCCTCAGTTATCAGGAGATAACGCCGTCGGGATCGCGTATCTGGGAGGGAGAGCGTATGGCAGTCAGACCCATCAGTGTCTCACAACTGAATGACTATCTGGCCAGAGTGATCGGCACAGATCCGCTATTGAGCAACATCACCGTGCGGGGAGAAGCTTCCGGTGTTAAGTACCACAGCAGCGGGCATATCTATTTTTCGCTGGTGGACCGGGATAGCCAGGTAAGATGTTTTCTCAGTAGAAATAACCTTCGGGTGATGGATTTCCGCCTTCAAGACGGTATGGCACTGGTCATTGGAGGAAGCATCAGCGTCTATAAACAAGGCGGAAGTTACTCCCTGTTCGTGCGGAGCATAGAACTGGAAGGGGAGGGCGCAATGGCCCTGGCCTTCGAGAAGATGAAGAAAAAGCTGGCGGCGGAGGGGCTGTTCGACCAGGCACATAAGAAACCGCTTCCTACATTCCCCAGGCGAGTCGGAGTGGTTACCGCAGAAACAGGAGCTGCGATCCGGGACATCCTGAAGAATATTACCAGAAAGAACGACTTTGTAGATGTGTACTTATACCCTTCCATGGTGCAGGGGGAAGGGGCTGCCGAGACAATTGCGGAGGCTATTCGTCTGGCCAATGCACAGAGAGAACCTGTGGATGTTCTGATCGTCGGCCGCGGCGGCGGCAGTGCGGAGGATCTCAGCGCATTCAACGAGGAGTGTGTGGCCAGAGCGATCTTCGATTCCAGGATTCCTGTGATCTCCGCTGTAGGCCACGAGATCGACTTCAGTATCGCCGATCTGGTAGCTGATGTACGGGCAGAGACTCCCACCGCCGGTGCGCAGATGGCTGTGCCGGATACAGAGGAACTGAGAGGAACCATCGAGGAGTTGAAGGAGACTCTTCTGCAAAATCTGGAGAACACCATGCTGTACCAGCGGCTGAAGATAGAGAATCTGAAGGGTTCTTTGGAGGAAAGAGCACAGCACAGGATCGGAGAAGCCAGGACACAGATCGAGACACTTCGTCTCTTGCTGGAGGAGAACGCACCTCAGAAGATCCTACAGAACGGATACGCGATCGTGGAGGATCCCTCCGGAAATGTGGTGGTGGACGCCGCGGATGTCGCAGCTAATGTCCCTTATAAGGTGATCTTTGCCTCTGGGCATGCATACATGGAGAGAACGGAGAGAGGTGATTCTGATGAATGAAGAGAAAATGAATTTCGAGCAGGCGCTTGCCGAACTGCAGAAGAGCGCGGAGGAAATCAAGTCTCCCAAGTTGAATCTGGAGGATTCTATCCGGTGCTATGAGGAGGGACTGAAGTACTACAGGATCTGCAGTGACATTCTTTCTAAGACAGAACAGAAGATCGAAACCGTCAGAGAAAGACAGGGGGAGTGATTGTAATGAGAGAGAATTACAACGAATACAAGGCCATCGTCGACGAACATATCCTGGACTATATGCCGAACATTGACACACTCAGCCGTTCTCTCTATGACTCTATGAGATACAGTTTGATGGCAGGCGGAAAGAGACTGCGCCCGGTGCTCATGATGGCGACCTGCGAGTTTTGCGGCCTGGACAGCTACGAGGCGCTTCCATATGCCTGTGCCATGGAGTACATCCACACCTATTCTCTCATCCATGATGATCTTCCCTGTATGGATGACGATGACATGCGGCGCGGACAGCCCTCCAACCACATCGTGTATGGGGAGGATATCGCAACATTAGCGGGGGACGGCCTTCTGAATACCGCCTTCGAGGTGATGAACAAGGATCTGTTCATGTTCTTTGACAACGACGAGAAGCTCAAGCGTCGGATCAACGCATGCTATGCAATCACAAAAGCTGCCGGTGTGACCGGGATGGTAGCCGGGCAGGTGGCTGACACAGAATCTGAGAGCAAGGAAGGCTCCAACGAAATGCTGGAGTTCATTCACCTGAACAAGACCGCTGCTCTCATCAAGGCGGCCATCGATGCAGGTCTCTATCTGGGAGGTGCAGATGAGGAGACCACTGCAGATTTTCGAGCCTATGCAGAGAATCTTGGTCTGGCTTTCCAGATTGCCGATGATCTCCTGGATGTGCGAGGAAATGCCGAGGAGATGGGCAAGGCTACCGGGGAGGATGAGAAGAACAACAAGCTAACATATGTTTCCCTTAATGGGCTTGCGGCTGCGGAAGAGAAACTGCACCAGCTTACCAGCAATGCGGTATCTGCCATTGAGGAGTACTATGACAATGCGGAATTCTTCCGGGATCTCGTATTGAAACTGGAGACAAGAACGAAATGACTGATGATAAGAAATACGACTTAACCGGGTATCATTTTCCGGAAGACCTTAAGACGATGGATGACAAGCAGCTTACGCTCCTGTCTTATGCCATCCGCGATTTTCTGGTGGAGAAGGTCTCTGCCACAGGAGGGCATCTGGCTTCCAATCTGGGGATCGTGGAGATCGCTATCGGCCTCCACAAGGTCTTTGACAGTCCCAGGGATCGAATCATATGGGATGTGGGACACCAATCCTATGTCCACAAGATCCTGACAGGACGAGCAGGCGGGTTTGACCATCTTCGGCAGTTTCACGGTATGAGCGGATTCCCCAAGGCCTGTGAGAGTCCCCATGATGCTTATGATACCGGCCATTCCAGCACCTCTCTTTCAGCCGCATTGGGCATGGCGACTGCCAGAGACCTGAAAGGCGAGGATCACGAGGTCATCGCTGTGATCGGCGACGGGTCTCTTACGGGAGGCATGGCCTACGAAGCGCTGAACAACATCGGCACTTCTGGGCGAAAGATCATCATGATCCTCAATGATAACGGCATGTCCATCTCTAAGAATATCGGAGGTATGTCAGAGCATCTGAGCAATCTAAGGACTTCTTCCAAATACCTGGAAGCCAAACGATCCATCAAGAACGGTCTGAATCGTATTCCCAGGCTTGGTCCCAGTATCTCTGACGGTTTGTCCGGTGCCAAAGGAAAACTGAAATATGCCCTCATGGGAGGCGGGGTGGTGTTCGAGGAAATCGGCATCACTTACCTGGGACCGGTAGATGGGCACAACATCTCCGAGGTGATCAACGTGTTGGAACACAGTCGGAACGTAGATGGCCCGGTGCTCATCCATATGATCACCAAGAAAGGCAAGGGGTATCTGAACGCAGAAAGGAACCCGGATCGTTTCCATGGCATCGGTCCCT contains:
- the xseB gene encoding exodeoxyribonuclease VII small subunit, producing MNEEKMNFEQALAELQKSAEEIKSPKLNLEDSIRCYEEGLKYYRICSDILSKTEQKIETVRERQGE
- the nusB gene encoding transcription antitermination factor NusB is translated as MNRREARETMMKVFYQLDVAGDFQSSFEDSVPMEKLGGQESYCRAIYEAVCEHKDEIDRMISEHSIKWKVERMAKTDIATLRLATGEILFIEDIPVPVSINEAVEMVKKYGTDQSPRFVNAVLGSLVKVHGQK
- a CDS encoding polyprenyl synthetase family protein, with the translated sequence MRENYNEYKAIVDEHILDYMPNIDTLSRSLYDSMRYSLMAGGKRLRPVLMMATCEFCGLDSYEALPYACAMEYIHTYSLIHDDLPCMDDDDMRRGQPSNHIVYGEDIATLAGDGLLNTAFEVMNKDLFMFFDNDEKLKRRINACYAITKAAGVTGMVAGQVADTESESKEGSNEMLEFIHLNKTAALIKAAIDAGLYLGGADEETTADFRAYAENLGLAFQIADDLLDVRGNAEEMGKATGEDEKNNKLTYVSLNGLAAAEEKLHQLTSNAVSAIEEYYDNAEFFRDLVLKLETRTK
- the xseA gene encoding exodeoxyribonuclease VII large subunit, whose translation is MAVRPISVSQLNDYLARVIGTDPLLSNITVRGEASGVKYHSSGHIYFSLVDRDSQVRCFLSRNNLRVMDFRLQDGMALVIGGSISVYKQGGSYSLFVRSIELEGEGAMALAFEKMKKKLAAEGLFDQAHKKPLPTFPRRVGVVTAETGAAIRDILKNITRKNDFVDVYLYPSMVQGEGAAETIAEAIRLANAQREPVDVLIVGRGGGSAEDLSAFNEECVARAIFDSRIPVISAVGHEIDFSIADLVADVRAETPTAGAQMAVPDTEELRGTIEELKETLLQNLENTMLYQRLKIENLKGSLEERAQHRIGEARTQIETLRLLLEENAPQKILQNGYAIVEDPSGNVVVDAADVAANVPYKVIFASGHAYMERTERGDSDE